TATTTGTCCACCTTCTTATCTATATATGATAGTGGATAGATCGATGATCAATAAGAGAGGGTGGGATTCATGTTATTTTGCTATTTCGAAGGGCTGAAGAAAAAAAATCAAAAGGTAGAAAGTGAATCCGAAAGATTGTTAGAAGAAATTGACCAAGCAAGAATGGAATGGGATACCGCAATACAACATTTTCAATATGCTGATCATCCAGATATGGTGGAATATATTATTTACTATATAAAAGCTGCTGAAAAAAAATATATGTATCTTTTAAATCGATATAAAAATCAGTATGAGGACTATCAATACAAAAAAAATTATTAAATGTTTATTATGATAAACGTTAGCGGAGTGCTAACGTTTTTGGAATAGATGAAGATCTTTGCGAATAGGTATGTTAAAAATGAAATAATATAAGGGGGTTTTATTATGTCAGGGATCAATATGCTTTGGTGGGGATTTATTTTACTTATAGGTATTCTTATATTTGTTTTTTTTGGACAATCCTTTTTAAGGTTAAGTAAATGGATGTGGTATGGAATTTTTCATATGGCTGTTGGGGGAATATTGATATATCTCATCAATCTTGGTGGTCAATTTGTTCACTTTCATATACCACTAAATCCAATTACCGCTATAGTTATTGGAATATTAGGATTACCAGGGTTAATGGCATTTATCATTATTAAATTTTTCATTACCCCAGTTTAAATTTTAAGTACACTAGATCATTTATTGGTCACTTTAGCACGATATGGTAATATTTATATTACAATCGTA
The Tepidibacillus fermentans genome window above contains:
- a CDS encoding pro-sigmaK processing inhibitor BofA family protein, which codes for MSGINMLWWGFILLIGILIFVFFGQSFLRLSKWMWYGIFHMAVGGILIYLINLGGQFVHFHIPLNPITAIVIGILGLPGLMAFIIIKFFITPV
- a CDS encoding DUF2508 family protein, whose product is MLFCYFEGLKKKNQKVESESERLLEEIDQARMEWDTAIQHFQYADHPDMVEYIIYYIKAAEKKYMYLLNRYKNQYEDYQYKKNY